One window of the Thermasporomyces composti genome contains the following:
- a CDS encoding ABC transporter substrate-binding protein: MTRRRALTTMGGLGLGVLGLATGGCTITKGTPPISNVGLDKKPAPGRKTTITVYSVWGSTVGEGMVKLAQRFEESQPDIGVRVVYAPAGIGGGAVQQKLFTAIAGNNPPDVAQLVPSQGPQWAELGIMTDLTDRYREAGLGPDDFFPPVWDSITYKDRIWQVQWDADPNFPFFWNKDLFEESGLDPERPPQTIEEVDEYSAKILRKSGANVTKIGMIPWDTYGASNSLFTWGFAHGGTFYDPEKEEVTPDNEYVVKALEWIARYAKSVGGADRVTVTPPGLQIHPFGTGNIGMAPLVAPNYRDVKVNVPDMNIGAALLPFQAPGADRPGAGAWIGGWSMFIPKGARHPDEAWEFLRWVGATDEGTRAQWETVGFPPGYTKASVLEEIKNDPLMGPFYDVLTTARNIRPPIPVADFYFTQLDENVSKAVLGLVTPLEAMRTVKENVMAEWDRFRKAVKA, from the coding sequence CGCCCATTTCCAATGTCGGCCTCGACAAGAAGCCGGCGCCGGGCCGAAAGACCACCATCACGGTCTACAGCGTGTGGGGCAGCACGGTCGGCGAGGGGATGGTCAAGCTCGCCCAGCGGTTCGAGGAAAGCCAACCGGACATTGGCGTTCGTGTCGTCTACGCGCCAGCCGGCATCGGCGGTGGTGCCGTTCAGCAGAAGCTGTTCACCGCGATCGCGGGCAACAACCCACCCGACGTCGCCCAGCTCGTCCCGTCCCAAGGACCGCAATGGGCCGAGCTGGGAATCATGACAGACCTGACCGACCGTTACCGCGAGGCGGGTCTTGGACCAGACGACTTCTTCCCACCGGTCTGGGACAGCATCACCTACAAGGACCGCATCTGGCAGGTGCAGTGGGACGCCGACCCGAACTTTCCGTTCTTCTGGAACAAGGATCTCTTCGAGGAGTCCGGCCTCGACCCTGAGCGACCGCCGCAGACCATCGAGGAGGTCGACGAGTACTCCGCCAAGATTCTGCGGAAATCGGGCGCGAACGTCACCAAGATCGGCATGATCCCGTGGGACACATACGGGGCTTCCAACTCGCTCTTCACCTGGGGGTTCGCGCATGGCGGCACCTTCTACGACCCCGAGAAGGAGGAGGTCACCCCGGATAACGAGTACGTCGTCAAAGCGCTGGAATGGATCGCTCGGTACGCCAAGTCGGTCGGCGGCGCAGACCGGGTGACGGTCACCCCACCGGGGCTGCAGATCCATCCCTTCGGCACCGGCAACATCGGTATGGCGCCGCTGGTGGCGCCCAACTATCGGGACGTCAAGGTGAACGTCCCCGACATGAACATCGGGGCCGCTCTCCTGCCGTTCCAGGCGCCCGGAGCAGACCGGCCAGGCGCTGGAGCCTGGATCGGCGGCTGGAGCATGTTCATCCCGAAGGGGGCTCGCCATCCCGACGAGGCGTGGGAGTTCCTGCGCTGGGTCGGCGCGACCGACGAGGGCACCCGCGCACAGTGGGAGACCGTCGGCTTCCCGCCCGGCTACACGAAGGCGTCGGTGCTGGAGGAGATCAAGAACGACCCGCTCATGGGCCCGTTCTACGACGTTCTCACGACGGCGCGGAACATCCGCCCGCCCATCCCGGTCGCCGACTTCTACTTCACCCAGCTCGATGAGAACGTCAGCAAGGCGGTGCTCGGGCTCGTCACTCCGCTGGAGGCGATGCGAACCGTCAAGGAGAACGTCATGGCCGAGTGGGACAGGTTCCGGAAGGCGGTCAAGGCATGA
- a CDS encoding carbohydrate ABC transporter permease: MTTTSMTPPRPAAVGARKRRVLASVLGETPRERRNFLWGLLFTSPAIIGLAWFTAYPVFMSIYYSFTSATMVNPPDFIGLDNYAVLMSDSTWWRSLANTVYYIVVSVPLGIAVALFLAILLNLKVRGQSIYRVIFYLPAIVPVVASAVVWLYVFNPQYGVLNTVLGWFGITGPGWLASPDFAMPALIIFSTWGAGNLMIILLAGLQDVPQDLQDQAMVDGAGRFRRFWHVTIPFLSPHLLFALVTGLIAGFQFFTPVFVLTNGTGGPAGSTLVSGLYLYQNAFQFFKVGYASAIAWVLFIIVALATALVFRLVGRRVYYGGA; the protein is encoded by the coding sequence ATGACGACGACCTCGATGACCCCTCCTCGCCCCGCGGCCGTGGGAGCGCGCAAGCGCCGCGTCCTGGCGTCCGTGCTCGGGGAAACGCCCCGAGAGCGCCGCAACTTCCTCTGGGGTCTGCTGTTCACGTCGCCGGCGATCATCGGGTTGGCGTGGTTCACCGCGTACCCGGTGTTCATGTCGATCTACTACAGCTTCACCTCCGCCACCATGGTCAATCCGCCCGACTTCATCGGGCTGGACAACTACGCCGTCCTCATGTCCGACAGCACGTGGTGGAGGTCGCTCGCCAACACCGTCTACTACATCGTGGTGAGCGTGCCATTGGGCATCGCGGTGGCGCTCTTCCTCGCCATCCTGCTCAACCTCAAGGTTCGCGGGCAGTCCATCTACCGCGTGATCTTCTACTTGCCCGCGATCGTTCCGGTCGTCGCCTCAGCCGTCGTCTGGCTGTACGTGTTCAACCCGCAGTACGGCGTTCTCAACACCGTGCTCGGCTGGTTCGGCATCACCGGGCCTGGCTGGCTGGCCAGTCCTGACTTTGCGATGCCGGCCCTCATCATCTTCAGCACGTGGGGCGCGGGGAACCTCATGATCATTCTGCTGGCCGGTCTGCAGGACGTGCCGCAGGACCTCCAAGACCAAGCCATGGTCGACGGCGCGGGACGGTTCCGACGGTTCTGGCACGTGACCATCCCCTTCCTCAGCCCGCACCTGCTCTTCGCCTTGGTGACCGGGCTCATCGCCGGCTTCCAGTTCTTCACACCGGTGTTCGTGCTGACGAACGGCACCGGTGGACCAGCCGGTAGCACCCTCGTCTCCGGGCTGTACCTGTACCAGAACGCTTTCCAGTTCTTCAAAGTCGGCTACGCGTCCGCCATTGCGTGGGTGCTCTTCATCATCGTCGCTCTGGCGACCGCTCTGGTCTTCCGGTTGGTCGGCCGGCGTGTCTACTACGGAGGAGCTTAG
- a CDS encoding carbohydrate ABC transporter permease, producing the protein MAVAHRTAHALPARRRPEGVWQKLVERIVSHTVLITFSVIFMIPFFWMVSGSLKTGQDLNAFPVVWFPKTLTLENYIAGLQVFPFVRYLFNTLVICVFSMIGAVLSSSFVAYGLARIEWRWRTPLFVVILSTMMVPFYVTMVPLFTMFRAMGWTNTYLPLIVPHFFGVPFFIFLLRQFFLSIPRELSESARVDGANELVIYWRIILPLAKPALAAVALFQFLTSWNDLLGPLIYLSDADHYTLSLGLTFFRAEYSSQFGPLMAASTVVVLPVIVVFFFAQRTFIQGITLTGMKG; encoded by the coding sequence ATGGCCGTGGCACACCGGACTGCACACGCTCTCCCCGCCCGGCGGCGTCCCGAGGGCGTCTGGCAGAAGCTGGTCGAGCGCATCGTCAGCCACACCGTCCTCATCACCTTCAGCGTGATCTTCATGATCCCGTTTTTCTGGATGGTGTCGGGCTCGCTCAAGACCGGCCAGGACCTGAACGCCTTCCCCGTCGTGTGGTTTCCCAAGACGCTCACCCTGGAGAACTACATCGCCGGGCTGCAGGTGTTCCCGTTCGTGCGATACCTGTTCAACACGCTCGTGATCTGCGTGTTCTCCATGATTGGTGCGGTCCTGTCGAGCTCCTTCGTTGCCTACGGGCTCGCCCGCATCGAGTGGCGATGGCGGACACCGCTGTTCGTCGTGATCCTCAGCACCATGATGGTGCCGTTCTACGTGACGATGGTGCCGCTGTTCACCATGTTCCGGGCGATGGGCTGGACGAACACCTACCTTCCGCTCATCGTCCCGCACTTCTTCGGGGTTCCGTTCTTCATCTTCCTGCTGCGGCAGTTCTTCTTGAGCATTCCACGAGAACTGTCGGAGTCGGCCCGCGTGGACGGCGCGAACGAGCTCGTCATCTACTGGCGAATCATCCTGCCACTGGCGAAGCCGGCGTTGGCGGCCGTCGCGCTGTTCCAGTTCCTGACGTCGTGGAACGACCTGCTCGGTCCGCTCATCTACTTGAGCGACGCCGACCACTACACCCTGTCGCTCGGTCTGACCTTCTTCCGCGCCGAGTACAGCTCGCAGTTCGGTCCCCTCATGGCCGCCAGCACCGTGGTCGTGCTGCCCGTCATCGTGGTCTTCTTCTTCGCTCAGCGCACGTTCATCCAGGGGATCACCTTGACGGGCATGAAGGGCTGA
- a CDS encoding LuxR C-terminal-related transcriptional regulator, with protein sequence MANEQSYSPPAPTTTTSHTAANNNSTNINNLNNNHGNASDLRRRVTDDEIRLLALLADGLPVEAIARRLALSDRTVRRRSRALCDRLGARAPIQVVAWAARNGLI encoded by the coding sequence GTGGCGAATGAGCAATCCTACAGCCCGCCAGCCCCCACCACCACGACAAGTCACACCGCGGCGAACAACAACAGCACCAACATCAACAACCTCAACAACAACCACGGCAACGCGAGTGACCTTCGCCGTCGGGTGACTGATGACGAAATCCGACTCCTCGCGCTGCTCGCCGACGGGCTTCCCGTGGAAGCTATTGCGCGTCGGTTAGCGCTTTCCGATCGTACGGTTCGCCGGCGCTCCAGGGCGCTGTGCGACCGTCTCGGAGCGCGGGCGCCCATTCAGGTGGTCGCCTGGGCGGCGAGGAACGGGTTGATCTAG
- a CDS encoding Gfo/Idh/MocA family protein — MGEPLRVGVVGVGTISKQYLDVLTRLPNVDVVAAADLDTSRAKAVAEKYEGIRALTPDELYDDAEVEAVLNLTIPVAHASVSLAALGAGKHVYGEKPLAVTREEARPVLEAAAKAGLRVGCAPDTVLGTGTQTARALLDRGDIGVPTAATAFFVSPGPEPWHPDPAFYYQPGGGPLLDMGPYYLSALITLLGPIKRVTGRASRAYEQRTVGSGPKQGTTFPVEVDTHVSGVIEHESGVLTTVVTSFDVWAAKLPRIEVYGTEGTLAVPDPNMFDGDVEVFSPSSREWTVAKVAGGYANAGRGYGVADMARAIRQGGKHRASGELAYHVLDVMESLLESAAQGGAPVDVESTVERPDPVPEGATPDAA; from the coding sequence ATGGGCGAGCCGTTAAGGGTTGGCGTCGTCGGTGTTGGCACGATCAGCAAGCAGTACCTCGATGTCCTCACCAGACTGCCGAACGTCGACGTGGTCGCCGCGGCGGATCTGGACACGTCGCGGGCGAAGGCGGTCGCTGAGAAGTACGAGGGCATTCGTGCCCTGACGCCGGACGAGCTGTACGACGACGCCGAGGTCGAGGCGGTCCTGAACCTCACCATTCCAGTGGCGCACGCCTCGGTGTCGCTGGCTGCGCTCGGCGCCGGCAAGCACGTGTACGGCGAGAAGCCCCTGGCGGTGACCCGCGAGGAGGCCCGTCCGGTGCTCGAGGCGGCGGCCAAGGCCGGTCTGCGCGTGGGCTGCGCGCCGGACACCGTCCTCGGTACCGGTACCCAGACGGCGCGGGCGCTGCTCGACCGGGGCGACATCGGGGTGCCCACCGCGGCCACGGCGTTCTTCGTCAGCCCTGGCCCCGAGCCCTGGCACCCGGACCCGGCGTTCTACTACCAGCCGGGCGGCGGCCCGCTGCTCGACATGGGCCCGTACTACCTCAGCGCGCTCATCACCTTGCTCGGGCCGATCAAGCGGGTGACCGGTCGAGCCAGCCGCGCCTACGAGCAGCGCACGGTCGGCAGCGGTCCGAAGCAGGGGACCACGTTCCCGGTCGAGGTCGACACCCACGTCTCCGGCGTCATCGAGCACGAGTCCGGTGTCCTCACCACGGTCGTCACGAGCTTCGACGTCTGGGCGGCGAAGCTGCCTCGCATCGAGGTCTACGGGACCGAGGGCACGCTGGCGGTGCCGGACCCCAACATGTTCGACGGTGACGTCGAGGTCTTCAGCCCGTCCAGCCGGGAGTGGACCGTGGCCAAGGTGGCCGGCGGGTACGCCAACGCTGGCCGCGGGTACGGCGTGGCCGACATGGCCCGAGCGATTCGCCAGGGCGGGAAGCATCGGGCCAGTGGTGAGCTGGCGTACCACGTCCTCGACGTCATGGAGTCCTTGTTGGAGTCGGCCGCCCAGGGCGGCGCGCCCGTGGACGTCGAGAGCACTGTCGAGCGCCCGGATCCGGTGCCGGAGGGCGCGACACCCGACGCCGCCTGA
- a CDS encoding ThuA domain-containing protein — protein MTAEAEGATRPRRALVVRGGWEGHAPVEATDRFIPFLRDNGYDVEVSETLDAYLDTALLASTDLILQIWTMGEITEEQRKGLDNAVRAGTGFAGWHGGIADAFRADLEYNFMVGGQFISHPHGFVDYEVEVVPEKADHPIVRGIERFSVHTEQYYIHADPSNDVLATTTFPYHDNYPWIEGVTMPVVWTRRWGKGRVFVCTVGHKLDDLDTPEVRTIIERGLLWASR, from the coding sequence GTGACCGCGGAAGCCGAAGGCGCCACTCGTCCGCGCCGAGCGCTCGTCGTCAGAGGAGGATGGGAGGGGCACGCACCGGTCGAGGCCACCGATCGGTTCATTCCCTTCCTGCGAGACAACGGGTACGACGTCGAGGTCTCGGAGACGCTCGACGCCTACCTCGACACCGCGCTGCTCGCTTCGACCGACCTGATCCTGCAGATCTGGACGATGGGGGAGATCACCGAGGAGCAGCGCAAGGGACTCGACAACGCCGTGCGTGCCGGCACCGGCTTCGCTGGCTGGCACGGCGGGATCGCCGACGCGTTCCGCGCCGACCTCGAGTACAACTTCATGGTCGGCGGTCAGTTCATCTCACACCCGCACGGCTTCGTCGACTACGAGGTCGAGGTCGTCCCCGAGAAGGCCGACCACCCGATCGTGCGGGGGATCGAACGCTTCTCGGTGCACACCGAGCAGTACTACATCCACGCGGATCCCAGCAACGACGTGCTGGCGACGACCACGTTCCCGTACCACGACAACTACCCCTGGATCGAGGGCGTCACGATGCCCGTCGTCTGGACGCGTCGCTGGGGGAAGGGCCGGGTCTTCGTCTGCACCGTCGGTCACAAGCTTGACGACCTCGACACTCCCGAGGTCCGCACCATCATCGAGAGAGGACTTCTATGGGCGAGCCGTTAA
- a CDS encoding Dps family protein: protein MADRNTSGAATGALDVPTDLSHSGVVEISEELRKLLADTFALYMKTKNFHWHMTGRHFRDYHVLLDKQAKQLYQMTDEIAERARKIGGTTLRSIGDISRHQRIKDNDEEFLTPDQMMTVLRDDNRQFTRHLRAAHQICQKHNDVATASLIENWIDESENRTWYLAEIVTTVT, encoded by the coding sequence ATGGCCGACAGGAACACGAGCGGGGCGGCCACGGGCGCCCTCGACGTCCCGACAGACCTCAGCCACAGCGGAGTCGTGGAGATCTCGGAGGAGCTGCGCAAGCTGCTCGCCGACACCTTCGCCCTCTACATGAAGACCAAGAACTTCCATTGGCACATGACCGGGCGACACTTCCGCGATTACCACGTCCTCCTGGACAAGCAGGCCAAGCAGCTCTACCAGATGACGGACGAGATCGCCGAACGGGCCCGCAAGATTGGGGGGACGACCCTTCGCTCGATCGGCGACATCTCGCGGCACCAACGGATCAAGGACAACGACGAGGAGTTCCTGACTCCCGACCAGATGATGACGGTGCTGCGTGACGACAACCGGCAATTCACCCGGCACCTGCGCGCGGCCCACCAGATCTGCCAAAAGCACAACGACGTCGCAACCGCATCCCTCATCGAGAACTGGATCGACGAGTCCGAGAACCGCACCTGGTACCTCGCCGAGATCGTCACGACCGTGACCTGA
- a CDS encoding glucose 1-dehydrogenase yields the protein MKAITVVPGRPEQARVDDVGEPSPAEGSVLVEGRLLGLCGTDYEIVEMQGYGWPPPGQERLVIGHESLGSVLEAPEGSGFAPGDLVCGIVRRPDPVPCEPCANGEWDFCRNGRYTERGIKERHGFGSQRWRIEPEFAVRLDLELGDCGVLVEPASVIAKAWEQTERIFARASWRPKVALVTGAGPIGLLAALFGVQRGLEVHVLDVNDVGAKVGLVRDLGATFHVGDVADLGVMPDVVIECTGYGPLVFQLASVVAPNGVLCLTGLSSGTRRVPISVDQLNKEMVLENTVLFGTVNAARRHYEQAAAALARADRDWLARMITKRLPMEAFREGLRKGADDVKVVVDLRA from the coding sequence ATGAAGGCGATCACGGTCGTACCCGGGCGGCCAGAGCAAGCGCGGGTTGACGACGTCGGTGAGCCATCGCCAGCTGAGGGAAGCGTGCTGGTCGAGGGACGGCTGCTCGGGCTCTGCGGTACCGACTACGAGATCGTCGAGATGCAGGGATACGGGTGGCCGCCACCCGGCCAGGAGCGTCTGGTGATCGGACACGAGTCCCTGGGCTCGGTACTGGAAGCCCCTGAAGGGAGCGGCTTTGCCCCAGGAGACCTTGTCTGCGGCATTGTTCGGCGACCCGACCCGGTGCCGTGCGAACCGTGCGCGAACGGGGAGTGGGACTTCTGTCGCAACGGCCGCTACACCGAGCGCGGGATCAAGGAACGCCACGGCTTCGGGTCACAACGGTGGCGGATCGAACCGGAGTTCGCCGTCCGGCTCGACCTCGAGCTCGGCGACTGCGGTGTTCTGGTCGAGCCAGCCTCGGTGATCGCCAAGGCGTGGGAGCAGACCGAGCGGATCTTCGCCAGGGCGTCGTGGCGACCCAAGGTCGCGCTCGTCACCGGAGCCGGACCGATCGGCCTGCTCGCCGCGCTGTTCGGCGTGCAGCGCGGCCTGGAGGTGCACGTCCTCGACGTGAACGACGTCGGCGCCAAGGTCGGCCTGGTGCGCGACCTCGGCGCGACGTTCCACGTGGGCGACGTCGCGGACCTCGGCGTCATGCCGGACGTCGTCATCGAGTGCACCGGTTACGGGCCGCTGGTCTTCCAGCTGGCGAGCGTCGTCGCCCCCAACGGGGTCCTCTGCCTCACCGGCTTGTCCTCGGGCACCCGCCGCGTCCCGATCAGCGTGGACCAGCTCAACAAGGAGATGGTCCTCGAGAACACCGTCCTGTTCGGCACGGTGAACGCGGCACGCCGCCACTATGAGCAGGCGGCGGCAGCGCTCGCGCGCGCTGACCGGGACTGGCTCGCGCGGATGATCACCAAGCGGCTGCCCATGGAGGCGTTCCGGGAGGGACTCCGGAAAGGCGCCGACGACGTCAAGGTGGTGGTCGACCTCCGCGCCTGA
- a CDS encoding family 78 glycoside hydrolase catalytic domain, giving the protein MKVPSDLVTSNNSGDVITVDPGNEDLAAVWDTGIVESARTVDVAYSGTPLESRTRYAWAVRVVDEAGRDSRWSRPAFFETGLLTEDDWREGVEARWIGSPAETGMDGALSLDAVSVDGGRRRDIVRIWLPSAGPVGESGPVTSLDPTGARFRTVAVVPDGRRVVRVRLLADATPAAVTAYLNDVQVPVDGSDIDPGVVRAGANVLAVAVDAPAGATVPPALAVRLQIDLEDASPVVVVSDGTWRCRDLDADVDGWRAAEYDDAAWPLAEEVGQHGTAPHGRSPLTYRPSPYLRREFSIASPVRRARLYATALGLYEARLNGVRVGDHRLTPGWTDYDVRVPYQTYDVTDLVHEGANTIGAVLADGWYAGNVCWFGPFQYGDRRWFRARLEVEHVDGTRTVIVTDDSWTVGEGATRYADLQNGEVVDARLEPLGWDRPGFDDHAWSRVVVGEPTHGRLEAQVAPPIRVTREVRPVRVERRPSGRYLVDFGQNLVGWLRLRVRGEAGTRLLFRHAEVLDHRGELYVEALRSARATDEYILRGDPEGEVFEPRFTVHGFRFAEVVGHPGGLAADDITALVAHADMAQIGELRCSDARLNQLQHNIVWGQRGNFLTVPTDCPQRDERLGWTGDAQVFASTAAFNYDVRTFFRKWLRDLRDAQRPDGAVPHVAPDVLTRHALRSGDGRAAAGAAGWGDAIAVVPWEVLRAYGDRRLVAETLDAVKAWLDYLTAHSADFVRPDEGFADWLAPTPTPRDLVATAFFAYAAKLAARLAAELGRPDDQARYEELYAKVRAAFRRRYVRGGGAVVSGTQTAYVLALHFGLLDPDEEPRAARRLVDEIASRNWHLATGFLGTPYLLPVLSRFGYDDVAFRLLTQDTFPSWLYPIVHGDATTMWERWDSWSDSRGFQDPNMTSFNHYAYGAVGEWMYQTLGGIAPGEPGYRHIVVRPRVGGGLTWAEASLETVHGPVTTHWRLVDGTFALDVTIPPNTTAEVWLPCGSELHATEGGRALRESAGLVVDEHAGKETGETVVRVGSGSYAFVVSSPTVVGPVDG; this is encoded by the coding sequence GTGAAGGTCCCGTCCGATCTGGTGACGTCGAATAATTCCGGAGACGTCATTACCGTCGATCCCGGAAATGAAGATCTTGCGGCGGTCTGGGACACCGGAATTGTCGAGTCCGCCCGGACTGTCGACGTGGCCTATTCCGGCACCCCGCTGGAGTCGCGCACCCGTTACGCGTGGGCGGTGCGAGTCGTCGACGAGGCCGGCCGGGATTCCAGGTGGAGCCGGCCGGCGTTCTTCGAGACCGGCTTGCTCACCGAGGACGACTGGCGCGAGGGCGTCGAGGCGCGATGGATCGGCTCCCCGGCCGAAACCGGCATGGACGGGGCGCTGTCGCTGGACGCGGTGAGCGTCGACGGCGGACGGCGCCGTGACATCGTGCGCATCTGGCTGCCCAGTGCGGGGCCGGTCGGCGAGTCCGGTCCGGTCACCTCCCTCGACCCGACAGGTGCCCGCTTCCGGACGGTCGCCGTGGTGCCAGACGGGCGACGAGTGGTCCGGGTACGGCTCCTGGCCGACGCCACACCAGCGGCCGTCACCGCGTACCTCAACGACGTCCAGGTGCCGGTCGACGGCTCCGACATCGACCCGGGGGTCGTCCGCGCTGGCGCGAACGTCCTCGCCGTCGCCGTCGACGCGCCGGCGGGCGCCACCGTGCCACCCGCGTTGGCGGTGCGGCTGCAGATCGACCTCGAGGACGCGTCTCCCGTCGTGGTCGTGAGCGATGGCACCTGGCGTTGCCGAGACCTCGACGCCGACGTCGACGGTTGGCGAGCCGCGGAGTACGACGACGCGGCGTGGCCGCTGGCGGAGGAGGTCGGCCAGCATGGAACGGCACCACACGGTCGATCGCCACTGACCTACCGGCCCAGTCCGTACCTGCGCCGGGAGTTCTCCATCGCGTCGCCGGTCCGCCGGGCCCGGTTGTACGCGACGGCGCTCGGCCTGTACGAGGCGCGACTGAACGGCGTCCGCGTCGGCGACCACCGGCTGACGCCCGGCTGGACCGACTACGACGTCCGGGTGCCGTACCAGACCTACGACGTCACCGACCTCGTGCACGAGGGCGCGAACACGATCGGTGCTGTCCTCGCCGATGGCTGGTACGCCGGCAATGTCTGCTGGTTCGGCCCTTTCCAGTACGGCGATCGCCGGTGGTTCCGGGCTCGGCTCGAGGTGGAGCACGTCGATGGCACCCGGACGGTCATCGTCACCGACGACTCGTGGACGGTCGGGGAAGGCGCGACGCGGTACGCCGACCTGCAGAACGGCGAGGTCGTCGACGCCCGGCTGGAGCCACTCGGCTGGGATCGACCCGGCTTCGACGACCACGCGTGGTCGAGGGTCGTCGTGGGCGAGCCGACGCACGGCCGGCTGGAGGCGCAGGTGGCGCCTCCGATTCGAGTGACGCGGGAGGTCCGTCCGGTCCGTGTGGAGCGGCGCCCGTCCGGCCGTTACCTGGTTGACTTCGGTCAGAACCTCGTGGGCTGGCTCCGGCTGCGGGTGCGGGGCGAGGCCGGGACACGGCTGCTCTTCCGGCACGCGGAGGTGCTCGACCATCGCGGCGAGCTGTACGTCGAGGCGTTGCGCAGTGCCCGGGCGACCGACGAGTACATCCTGCGAGGCGACCCCGAGGGCGAGGTCTTCGAGCCACGGTTCACCGTGCACGGCTTCCGGTTCGCCGAAGTGGTCGGCCACCCCGGTGGGCTCGCGGCCGACGACATCACCGCGCTGGTGGCCCACGCCGACATGGCCCAGATCGGTGAGCTGCGCTGTTCCGACGCTCGCCTCAACCAGCTCCAGCACAACATCGTGTGGGGTCAACGCGGCAACTTCCTGACCGTTCCCACCGACTGCCCGCAGCGGGACGAACGCCTGGGCTGGACCGGCGACGCCCAGGTCTTCGCTTCGACCGCGGCGTTCAACTACGACGTCCGCACGTTCTTCCGCAAGTGGCTCCGCGACCTGCGCGACGCCCAGCGACCCGACGGCGCGGTCCCGCACGTCGCACCTGACGTCTTGACCCGGCACGCGCTCCGGTCCGGGGACGGTCGCGCGGCGGCCGGCGCGGCCGGTTGGGGGGACGCGATCGCGGTGGTGCCGTGGGAGGTGCTGCGCGCCTACGGCGACCGCAGGCTCGTCGCGGAGACGCTGGACGCGGTGAAGGCCTGGCTCGACTACCTCACCGCGCACAGCGCGGACTTCGTCCGTCCGGATGAGGGCTTCGCCGACTGGCTGGCGCCCACGCCCACGCCACGGGACCTGGTCGCCACGGCCTTCTTCGCCTATGCCGCCAAGCTCGCCGCCCGACTCGCGGCCGAGCTGGGTCGTCCTGACGACCAGGCGCGGTACGAGGAGCTCTACGCCAAGGTCCGGGCGGCGTTCCGGCGCCGCTACGTGCGTGGGGGCGGTGCGGTCGTCTCGGGCACCCAGACCGCCTACGTGCTGGCGCTGCACTTCGGGTTGCTCGACCCCGACGAGGAGCCGCGGGCGGCACGTCGGCTGGTCGACGAGATCGCGAGCCGCAACTGGCACCTGGCGACGGGCTTCCTCGGCACGCCGTACCTCCTTCCCGTGCTGTCGCGGTTCGGGTACGACGACGTGGCGTTCCGCCTGCTCACCCAGGACACGTTCCCGTCGTGGCTGTATCCGATCGTCCACGGCGACGCCACGACGATGTGGGAGCGCTGGGACTCTTGGAGCGACTCCCGCGGTTTCCAGGACCCGAACATGACGTCGTTCAACCACTACGCCTATGGCGCCGTGGGTGAGTGGATGTACCAGACGTTGGGCGGTATCGCCCCGGGTGAGCCGGGCTACCGGCACATCGTCGTCCGCCCGAGGGTTGGTGGCGGGTTGACCTGGGCCGAGGCGAGTCTGGAGACGGTCCACGGCCCGGTGACCACCCACTGGCGGCTGGTCGACGGCACCTTCGCGTTGGACGTGACCATCCCGCCGAACACCACCGCCGAGGTGTGGTTGCCGTGCGGTTCGGAGCTCCACGCGACTGAGGGAGGTCGCGCGCTCCGCGAGAGCGCCGGGCTGGTGGTCGACGAGCACGCCGGCAAGGAGACCGGCGAGACCGTCGTCCGGGTCGGCTCGGGCAGCTACGCGTTCGTCGTGTCGTCGCCCACCGTGGTCGGCCCGGTCGACGGCTAA